The Fusarium oxysporum Fo47 chromosome II, complete sequence genome includes a region encoding these proteins:
- a CDS encoding major facilitator superfamily domain-containing protein: MADVKETGEELHLETLGGETANIENRDIKEKALVRRIDKRMMPLMMLLYILNYLDRNNIATARLGNFEEDIGLVAEQYNTVISIFFVGYILTQVPTNMILNKMRPSIFLPCIMVCWATVSACTGAVQSYHGMIALRFILGFVEAPFFPGALFLFSSWYTKKELAVRISVLYAAGQMAGAFGGLLGSAIMAGMDVFYNSTKFRLVIIEGCATYPAAIVTYFVVPDYPATTAWLSGEERCIAVLRMAEDASKEDDRADVSAWEGAKMAFTDPALYMIWIMQLGLNTAAAFTNFFPTIVKTLGYSSTITLLLSAPPYVFAAALGITNSWHSDRVNERWLHVVWPQIFCSIGFIISAVTLNTAARYISTFMMMSVYGSFGCILSWVSSSLPRPSTKRAISYAVVNAGSNLASIYASYFYPSSQGPRYWQANVANVAFSGLCIAMATILRFFLARRNKKLEKAREHDIQHEGTLSGSETRLLAEKWQCGTEYAFTL; the protein is encoded by the exons atggctgatgtCAAAGAGACAGGCGAGGAGCTCCATTTGGAGACTCTCGGTGGAGAAACAGCCAATATCGAGAATCGCGACATCAAAGAAAAAGCCCTCGTTCGAAGAATCGATAAGCGAATGATGCCACTAATGATGCTTCTCT ACATCCTCAACTATCTCGACCGCAACAACATCGCTACCGCCCGTCTCGGTAATTTCGAAGAAGACATCGGTCTTGTGGCCGAGCAGTACAATACCGTCATCAGCATCTTTTTTGTGGGTTACATCCTGACTCAGGTACCCACTAACATGATCCTAAACAAGATGCGACCGTCGATCTTTTTG CCTTGTATCATGGTCTGCTGGGCCACTGTTAGTGCTTGCACCGGTGCTGTGCAAAGTTATCATGGAATGATAGCTTTGAGATTCATCCTTGGATTTGTAGAGGCACCGTTCTTTC CTGGTGCTTTGTTCTTGTTTAGTTCATGGTATACCAAGAAAGAACTCGCAGTTCGTATCTCAGTTCTGTATGCAGCTGGTCAGATGGCTGGTGCATTTGGCGGTCTTCTCGGAAGtgccatcatggctggcatGGATG TGTTCTATAACTCGACTAAGTTCCGTCTAGTCATCATCGAAGGGTGTGCCACTTATCCCGCAGCCATCGTGACATACTTTGTCGTCCCAGACTacccagcaacaacagcctggCTCAGCGGTGAAGAGCGCTGCATCGCAGTTCTTCGTATGGCCGAAGATGCCAGCAAGGAAGATGACAGAGCTGATGTATCAGCTTGGGAGGGTGCTAAAATGGCCTTCACTGATCCAGCGCTTTACATGATCTGGATCATGCAGCTTGGTCTCAacacagcagcagcctttACCAACTTCTTTCCTACTATTGTCAAGACGCTGGGTTATAGCTCGACTATCACTCTTCTGCTCTCTGCGCCGCCTTATGTGTTTGCCGCAGCACTGGGTATCACGAACTCTTGGCATAGCGATCGTGTGAACGAGCGATGGCTGCATGTTGTTTGGCCGCAGATATTTTGTAGCATTGGGTTCATCATCTCAGCTGTGACTCTCAACACGGCTGCTCGATACATCTCGACCTTCATGATGATGTCAGTCTACGGATCCTTTGGTTGCATCTTGTCTTGGGTATCTTCGTCTTTACCACGTCCATCGACAAAGCGCGCCATCTCATACGCCGTGGTTAATGCTGGATCCAATCTCGCATCTATCTACGCATCGTACTTCTACCCTTCCTCTCAAGGGCCACGATATTGGCAAGCAAACGTCGCAAACGTAGCGTTCAGTGGTCTTTGCATTGCTATGGCGACTATTCTGAGATTCTTTCTTGCTCGgaggaacaagaagctcgagaaggcGAGGGAGCATGATATTCAGCACGAGGGTACTTTGAGTGGTAGTGAAACAAGATTGTTGGCTGAGAAGTGGCAGTGCGGAACTGAGTATGCTTTCACACTGTAG
- a CDS encoding Alpha/Beta hydrolase protein yields MEFLEEIADGFRIWPEAPLYHRPDELNLKYETVTFPSEDGVPLEGWFFPCNGSDKIIIMNHPRLFNRAGLPSHTEPWNTLTAPLGNNFDVNFIPDYKILHDAGYNVLTHDFRNYGMSGRGNNVLYSGGRYESYDVIGALRYIRKRKDTKDMTIGLFPQYMGGSATFFAMGTHPEEFKDIRTIVFPQPISANMSSKVTLQTAGIDLDYLKELDDMYSPIPSARNVNIPTYMFQVRNDLATHWSDVQDVFDAIPAEDKELLWINGTTRRWDGYLHFQRHPDAILKWLERWMN; encoded by the exons ATGGAATTCCTCGAAGAAATTGCCGATGGCTTCCGGATTTGGCCTGAAGCACCTCTCTACCATCGCCCCGACGAGCTGAATCTCAAGTACGAAACCGTCACGTTTCCATCCGAGGACGGTGTGCCTCTTGAAGGATGGTTCTTCCCATGCAATGGATCGGACAAGATTATAATCATGAACCATCCTAGGCTATTTAACAGGGCCGGTCTTCCATCTCATACTGAACCATGGAACACGTTGACTGCTCCCTTGGGTAACAACTTCGACGTCAACTTCATCCCCGACTACAAGATTCTTCATGACGCTGGATATAACGTGCTTACTCATGACTTCCGAAACTATGGCATGAGTGGTAGGGGCAACAACGTGCTTTACTCTGGTGGACGCTATGAATCTTACGATGTCATCGGTGCTCTTCGCTATATCCGCAAACGCAAGGACACCAAGGACATGACCATCGGCCTATTCCCCCAATACATGGGTGGTAGCGCTACTTTCTTCGCCATGGGCACACACCCTGAAGAATTTAAAGACATCCGGACCATTGTCTTTCCCCAGCCGATCTCAGCCAATATGAGCAGCAAAGTTACCCTTCAAACAGCTGGTATCGACCTTGACTATCTCAAAGAACTTGACGATATG TACTCTCCTATTCCTTCGGCTAGGAATGTCAACATCCCGACGTACATGTTCCAGGTTCGCAATGATCTTGCTACTCACTGGTCTGATGTTCAGGATGTCTTCGATGCTATCCCTGCTGAGGATAAGGAGCTTTTATGGATTAATGGAACGACTCGAAGATGGGACGGATATTTGCACTTTCAGCGTCACCCTGATGCGATTCTCAAGTGGCTTGAGCGGTGGATGAACTAA
- a CDS encoding acyl-CoA dehydrogenase/oxidase, with translation MPPPNPDWVKALKPSGPQGSELLAQERANSDINVDQLSTFLFTKEVLERNDKILKILQADPVFDKEQNYFRGRTDRLEAALARAKALRRLSVKHNWNDEEHHAANDLISEPTPYGLHATMFLKTLEEQGTPAQHKLFLERARNYEIIGCYAQTELGHGSNVRGLETTATWNPEDKTFTIHSPHLTASKWWIGSLGKAANHAVVVAQLILNGKPYGPHPFVVPIRDMKTHEPLPDIHVGDIGPKFGYNTMDNGFLLFNNVKIPHVNMLNRFSGVDPETGKYIRPSNPALIYGTLTFIRSSIVFQSGSVLARGVTIATRYCAVRRQFQDRDADASETGENQVLNYTMVQHRLLPLLASSYALFFTGRAMINLYNANQKRMAQRRDAGDAKRKPGPEELSPGSDHLADLHAISCSLKAFASTTAAEGLEVCRRACGGHGYSAFSGIGSWYADYLPTVTWEGDNYMLTQQVARYLLKSARAVLAGKAPDNGISRIFKEFIRRQDIGAAFDVLDSDQDLVDAFAWRVSFLTFEALKHRDEEKQSWNSLLIDFWRLSTAYAQYQVVKNFHEALQDEATKKSLDPNTLAIMHKLFELFALHNLQSSASEFFTSAATTVRQIQLARTKRTLSLLDEIRPHAVRLVDAWSFPDWQLDSALGRSDGKVYEDLFHRASEVNPVNDIVFDPYPESDVLFRKNGSGPKAKL, from the coding sequence ATGCCTCCGCCAAATCCAGACTGGGTCAAGGCCCTCAAGCCCTCCGGCCCCCAGGGTTCAGAGCTTCTGGCCCAAGAGCGCGCCAACTCTGACATCAACGTTGACCAGCTCTCTACTTTCCTCTTCACAAAAGAAGTCCTTGAGAGAAATGATAAGATTCTCAAGATTCTCCAGGCTGATCCTGTTTTTGACAAGGAGCAGAACTACTTCAGGGGTCGAACAGATAGACTTGAGGCTGCGCTTGCTAGAGCTAAGGCTTTGAGACGGTTATCTGTCAAGCATAACTGGAATGATGAGGAGCATCATGCTGCCAATGACCTGATCAGCGAGCCTACGCCTTATGGTCTTCATGCCACTATGTTCTTGAAGACGCTTGAGGAGCAGGGTACACCGGCGCAGCACAAGCTTTTCCTTGAGAGGGCGAGAAACTATGAGATCATTGGATGCTATGCTCAGACTGAATTGGGCCATGGTTCCAACGTTCGCGGTCTGGAGACTACTGCTACCTGGAACCCTGAGGACAAGACCTTTACTATTCACTCGCCTCATCTCACAGCTTCAAAGTGGTGGATCGGTTCCCTGGGCAAGGCTGCCAACCACGCTGTCGTCGTTGCACAGCTTATCCTCAACGGCAAGCCCTACGGTCCTCATCCTTTCGTCGTTCCTATTCGCGACATGAAGACCCATGAGCCTCTTCCTGATATCCACGTTGGAGATATCGGCCCCAAGTTCGGTTACAACACCATGGATAACGGCTTCCTGCTCTTCAACAACGTCAAGATTCCTCACGTCAACATGCTGAACCGCTTCTCTGGCGTTGATCCCGAGACCGGAAAGTACATCCGTCCTTCGAACCCAGCCCTTATCTACGGAACCTTGACATTCATCCGATCATCCATCGTCTTCCAGTCTGGATCCGTTCTTGCTCGTGGTGTCACCATCGCTACACGATACTGCGCCGTTCGCCGACAGTTCCAGGACCGTGATGCTGATGCTAGCGAGACTGGTGAGAACCAGGTCCTCAACTACACAATGGTTCAGCACCgtcttctccctcttctcgCTTCTTCATACGCGCTTTTCTTCACTGGTCGCGCTATGATCAACCTCTACAACGCCAACCAGAAGCGCATGGCTCAACGTCGCGATGCTGGCGACGCCAAGCGCAAGCCTGGTCCTGAGGAGCTCAGCCCCGGCAGTGATCACCTTGCCGATCTGCACGCTATCTCCTGCTCCCTCAAGGCCTTTGCCTCCACCACCGCTGCTGAAGGCCTGGAAGTCTGCCGTCGCGCTTGCGGTGGTCATGGCTACTCCGCTTTCTCTGGCATTGGCAGCTGGTACGCTGACTATCTTCCTACCGTCACATGGGAGGGTGACAACTATATGCTTACCCAGCAAGTCGCCCGATATCTCCTCAAGTCTGCCCGCGCTGTTCTCGCAGGCAAGGCTCCTGATAACGGTATCTCTCGTatcttcaaggagttcaTTCGCCGACAGGACATCGGTGCTGCTTTCGACGTTCTCGACAGCGATCAAGACCTCGTTGATGCTTTCGCATGGCGTGTCTCTTTCCTGACCTTCGAGGCACTCAAGCAccgagatgaggagaagcaaTCCTGGAACAGCCTCCTCATTGACTTCTGGCGTCTCTCTACCGCGTACGCTCAGTACCAAGTCGTCAAGAACTTCCACGAAGCTCTGCAAGACGAAGCCACCAAGAAGTCCCTTGACCCCAATACCCTCGCCATCATGCACAAGCTCTTTGAGCTCTTCGCTCTGCATAACCTCCAGAGCTCCGCATCCGAGTTCTTCACCAGTGCCGCTACAACTGTTCGCCAAATCCAGCTCGCCCGCACAAAGCGAACTCTCTCACTGCTCGACGAGATCCGACCTCACGCCGTCAGACTTGTTGATGCTTGGTCATTCCCTGATTGGCAACTTGACAGCGCCCTTGGTCGCTCTGACGGCAAGGTTTACGAGGACTTGTTCCATCGTGCTTCGGAGGTCAACCCTGTTAACGACATTGTGTTCGATCCTTATCCTGAGTCAGATGTGCTGTTCCGTAAGAACGGCAGTGGTCCTAAGGCGAAGTTGTAA